The Macrobrachium nipponense isolate FS-2020 chromosome 27, ASM1510439v2, whole genome shotgun sequence genome includes a region encoding these proteins:
- the LOC135200896 gene encoding zinc finger protein OZF-like isoform X1 — protein sequence MSNKVFGEEQQPQTKEKLPSCLACQNAFKESLLPSGNSQIENKSVSCLECGRKPKCKISLVNAEYPDSVKPYACDTCGKAFKRKDNLIVHFRVHTGEKDYVCSICGKKFAHKNTLKGHHKVHTGEKNFSCEICDRKFAFKSQVKTHITTHEAKRLSCDECGRYFSRRVNLLSHKRTHEKGLSAAGLVCNICCKEFSKWACLRNHTKTHIGEKSYMCEYCGKKFLVKNQLTVHTTIHTGERKFECGDCGKRFSKKSHLCVHARTHTGERNFVCGECGKRFSIKSHLNNHIRIHTKDKNLVCEICGKKFTEKSALALHHKNHKHMNEGKKEGGSRIKVCKLEIKDCYICQEKFSDETLLLKHLCHHEQTNILSSQTLKELNSKMSTRDINSVVQEIQNAISNILPLNSEAHSSCVLKTENPQTLQKIVDKNAFTTSDTNFKEHLNNDNEQSSLSFGSRNSVKLEEEVTDFYVE from the coding sequence ATGAGTAACAAGGTTTTTGGAGAGGAGCAGCAGCCTCAGACGAAGGAAAAGTTACCTTCGTGTCTTGCATGTCAGAATGCTTTTAAAGAAAGTTTGCTACCATCAGGCAACTCCCAAATAGAAAACAAGTCAGTTTCATGTCTTGAGTGTGGGAGGAAACCCAAGTGTAAAATTAGCCTTGTTAATGCAGAATATCCTGATTCTGTCAAACCTTATGCATGTGATACCTGTGGGAAGGCATTCAAACGAAAGGATAATTTAATTGTTCATTTCCGGGTTCATACTGGAGAGAAAGATTATGTTTGCAGCATATGTGGGAAGAAGTTTGCTCATAAGAATACACTGAAAGGTCACCATAAAGTccacactggagagaaaaatttttCATGTGAAATATGTGACAGAAAATTTGCTTTTAAAAGCCAAGTGAAGACCCACATCACCACCCACGAAGCTAAAAGATTATCTTGTGATGAATGTGGACGTTATTTTTCTCGTAGAGTCAATCTCTTGTCACATAAGCGAACCCATGAGAAAGGACTATCCGCAGCAGGTTTAGTGTGTAATATATGCTGTAAGGAGTTCTCCAAGTGGGCTTGCCTGAGAAACCATACCAAGACTCACATTGGCGAAAAGTCATATATGTGCGAATACTGTGGTAAGAAGTTTCTCGTTAAGAATCAGCTCACTGTTCACACTACTATTCACACTGGTGAAAGGAAGTTCGAGTGTGGGGACTGTGGCAAAAGGTTTTCAAAAAAGAGCCACTTGTGTGTTCATGCCAGAACTCACACGGGTGAGAGGAATTTTGTCTGTGGGGAGTGTGGGAAAAGATTTAGCATTAAAAGTCACCTGAACAATCACATACGGATCCATACTAAAGATAAGAATCTTGTTTGTGAAATTTGTGGGAAGAAATTTACTGAGAAAAGTGCTCTGGCTTTACATCATAAAAATCATAAGCACATGAATGAGGGGAAGAAAGAGGGTGGTAGCAGGATAAAGGTTTGCAAGTTAGAAATTAAAGATTGTTACATTTGTCAGGAAAAGTTCAGTGATGAAACCTTATTGCTGAAACATTTATGTCATCATGAACAGACCAATATTTTGTCTTCCCAGACGTTAAAGGAATTAAATTCAAAGATGTCTACAAGAGACATAAATTCTGTAGTTCAAGAAATTCAGAATGCCATCAGTAATATACTCCCTCTTAATTCGGAAGCTCATAGTAGCTGTGTCTTGAAAACAGAAAATCCTCAAACACTGCAAAAGATTgtagataaaaatgcatttactACAAGTGATACCAATTTTAAAGAACATTTAAACAATGATAATGAACAAAGTTCATTATCATTTGGTTCAAGAAATTCTGTCAAGTTGGAGGAAGAAGTTACTGATTTTTATGTGGAATAG